A window of Castanea sativa cultivar Marrone di Chiusa Pesio chromosome 1, ASM4071231v1 contains these coding sequences:
- the LOC142608050 gene encoding G-box-binding factor 3-like, with translation MPFKSSDNLDQSLKKKLKRLDGLEVSFGTDTAAGDAGGFIHEASQSLVHGTDGSEDENAGNTGACQAQRINGSERVQNGSERVLSTDDNKKVDTQVSPSSEEKGNGRATRASEDAPAPAKVAEFSIGLPNEIIEPSAVSVVSSAGAGLAFEGFILDERQLKRERRKQANRESARKSRLKKQAEVDELMRRYESLNVENTALKFELDQLKEDSEKLRIENAALMDKLKNTQVEQQEEIISAKIEADLAQPKNSENVPNNHSVTGNVQ, from the exons ATGCCTTTCAAGTCATCAGACAATTTGGATCAAAGcttaaaaaagaagttaaaaagaTTGGATGGACTTGAAGTATCATTTGGAACTGATACCGCTGCGGGTGATGCTGGAGGCTTTATCCATGAGGCATCGCAGAG TTTGGTACATGGAACAGATGGTTCGGAAGATGAAAATGCTGGAAACACTGGA gcaTGCCAAGCTCAGAGGATTAATGGTTCTGAGAGAGTGCAAAATGGTTCTGAGAGAGTGCTATCCACTG ATGACAACAAGAAAGTCGATACCCAGGTTAGTCCTTCAAGTGAAGAGAAAGGAAATGGAAGAGCCACTAGAGCGTCTGAGGATGCTCCTGCCCCTGCTAAAGTTGCAGAATTCTCCATTGGATTACCGAATGAGATAATAGAACCTAGTGCTGTGTCTGTTGTTTCCTCAGCTGGTGCAGGGTTGGCTTTTGAAGGTTTCATCCTG GATGAAAGGCAGCTGAAACGGGAGAGACGAAAACAGGCAAACAGAGAATCTGCAAGGAAATCTAGGTTGAAGAAGCAGGCTGAAGTGGATGAACTTATGAGGAGATATGAATCCTTGAATGTGGAGAATACAGCCCTTAAATTTGAATTGGATCAGCTGAAAGAGGATTCCGAAAAATTGAGGATTGAAAATGCTGCATTAATG GATAAGCTAAAAAATACACAGGTGGAGCAGCAAGAAGAGATTATTTCTGCTAAGATTGAAGCTGATTTGGCCCAACCAAAAAATTCTGAGAATGTTCCCAACAATCATTCTGTGACCGGGAATGTGCAATAG